One Mailhella massiliensis DNA segment encodes these proteins:
- a CDS encoding CatB-related O-acetyltransferase, translating to METMNAERIYPRTGDTQTVYLKNVITKPGIEVGDYTIYNDFVHDPRDFERNNVLYHYPVNHDRLIIGRFCSIACGAKFLFNSANHALSSLSTYPFPIFYEEWGLNVAEVASAWDNKGDIRIGNDVWIGYEAVVLAGVTIGDGAIIGSRAVVTKDVPPYAIVGGVPARSIRPRFAEEVVQKLLELRWWDWPEERIAANLAALRSGDVERLNPAAGA from the coding sequence GTGGAAACCATGAATGCAGAAAGAATATACCCCCGCACCGGGGATACGCAGACCGTCTATCTGAAAAACGTGATAACAAAACCCGGCATAGAGGTGGGCGATTACACCATATACAACGATTTCGTGCATGATCCCAGGGATTTTGAACGCAACAACGTGCTGTACCATTATCCCGTCAATCACGACAGGCTCATCATCGGCCGTTTCTGTTCCATTGCCTGCGGAGCGAAGTTTCTTTTCAACAGCGCCAATCATGCGCTTTCTTCCCTTTCCACCTATCCTTTTCCCATTTTTTACGAGGAGTGGGGGCTGAATGTGGCAGAGGTGGCCTCGGCGTGGGATAACAAGGGCGATATCCGCATTGGCAACGATGTGTGGATAGGATATGAGGCCGTCGTCCTTGCGGGCGTGACCATTGGGGACGGGGCCATTATCGGTTCCCGCGCGGTGGTGACGAAGGATGTGCCGCCCTATGCCATCGTGGGCGGTGTTCCGGCACGGAGCATACGCCCCCGCTTTGCGGAAGAGGTGGTGCAGAAGCTTCTGGAACTTCGCTGGTGGGACTGGCCCGAAGAACGCATTGCGGCAAACCTTGCGGCTCTGCGTTCGGGCGATGTGGAACGGTTGAACCCCGCCGCCGGAGCATAG